A genome region from Cognatishimia activa includes the following:
- the folK gene encoding 2-amino-4-hydroxy-6-hydroxymethyldihydropteridine diphosphokinase: protein MNEISILALGGNSNSDFGSPGKTLVHAIGVLRARGLSIEKTSKFYATPAFPKGSGADYVNAALLINSNQNPRELLSLLHEVEADLGRTREARWASRPIDIDLIAYGQRLLPDAETHAKWRGLSPKDQATLWPDQLIHPLDRDRLGLACRLATRSRTGSPTR, encoded by the coding sequence ATGAATGAAATCAGCATTTTGGCGCTGGGTGGAAATTCAAATTCTGATTTCGGATCGCCGGGAAAGACACTGGTACACGCTATAGGTGTGCTTCGAGCGCGCGGCTTATCCATTGAAAAAACAAGCAAATTCTATGCGACGCCCGCTTTCCCCAAGGGAAGTGGCGCAGATTACGTAAATGCGGCGCTTTTGATCAATTCGAATCAAAATCCGAGGGAATTGCTGTCTCTTTTGCATGAGGTTGAGGCAGATCTTGGACGCACCAGAGAGGCGCGTTGGGCAAGCCGGCCGATTGATATCGACCTGATTGCGTACGGGCAAAGGTTGCTGCCGGATGCCGAAACGCATGCGAAATGGCGGGGGCTTTCACCTAAAGATCAGGCGACGCTTTGGCCCGATCAATTGATACACCCTTTGGATCGCGATCGTCTTGGTCTTGCCTGCCGGCTAGCGACGCGTTCACGGACTGGGTCACCAACGCGTTAA
- the rpoZ gene encoding DNA-directed RNA polymerase subunit omega codes for MARVTVEDCVDKVPNRFELVMLAAHRAREVSAGAEITVDRDNDKNPVVSLREIAEETQTADELRERLIESNQHQIEVDEPEEDQMALLMGSEPADKPAEDDLSEEKLLRALMEAQGQG; via the coding sequence ATGGCCCGCGTGACAGTTGAAGACTGCGTTGACAAGGTTCCAAACCGTTTCGAGCTTGTGATGCTCGCTGCACATCGTGCACGCGAAGTCTCTGCAGGTGCCGAAATCACCGTGGACCGCGACAACGACAAAAACCCTGTCGTGTCCCTGCGCGAGATCGCTGAGGAAACTCAGACCGCGGACGAGCTGCGTGAGCGTCTGATCGAAAGCAACCAGCACCAGATCGAAGTCGATGAGCCTGAAGAAGATCAAATGGCTCTGTTGATGGGTTCCGAGCCAGCGGACAAGCCAGCAGAAGACGACCTTTCTGAGGAAAAACTGCTGCGCGCACTGATGGAAGCACAAGGCCAGGGCTAA